Proteins from one Streptomyces sp. 840.1 genomic window:
- a CDS encoding cation acetate symporter: MSRAYAVTAVAAVVSATVLVGGFGLRISRTTSDFYVASRTVRPRLNAAAISGEYLSAASFLGIAGLVLVHGPDMLWYPVGYTAGYLVLLVFVAAPLRRSGAYTLPDFAEGRLESRQVRRLVSVLVVGAGWLYLVPQLQGAGLTLKILTGAPGWLGDVLVASVVVLAVAAGGMRSITFVQVFQYWLKLTALLVPAIFLVLAWQGDGRPRVTFDEQLSVFRADHPLYATYGLIVATFLGTMGLPHVVVRFYTSPNGRDARRTTVAVLALIGVFYLLPPVYGALGRLYAPELIGGGDADAAVLLLPGRVIGGLGGDLLGALIAGGAFAAFLSTASGLTMAVAGVLTQDVLPSRGVRHFRLATVLAISVPLAGSLLVSRVPVADSVGMAFAVSASSFCPLLVLGIWWRRLTPPGAVAGLLLGGGSALLSVAITVSGAVRPPGWPHALLAWPAVWSVPVGFLAMILVSLATPGRIPAGTNAAMTRFHLPEALTSGRHR; encoded by the coding sequence GTGAGCCGCGCCTACGCGGTGACGGCGGTCGCCGCCGTCGTCTCCGCCACCGTCCTCGTCGGCGGATTCGGACTGCGCATCTCCCGCACCACGTCCGACTTCTACGTCGCGTCGCGCACCGTACGGCCCCGCCTCAACGCGGCCGCGATCAGTGGCGAGTACCTCTCCGCCGCCTCCTTCCTCGGCATCGCCGGACTGGTGCTGGTGCACGGCCCCGACATGCTCTGGTACCCCGTCGGCTACACCGCCGGGTACCTCGTCCTGCTGGTCTTCGTCGCCGCCCCGCTGCGCCGTTCGGGGGCGTACACCCTGCCCGACTTCGCCGAGGGACGGCTCGAATCGCGGCAGGTGCGCCGGCTCGTCAGCGTCCTCGTCGTCGGAGCGGGCTGGCTCTACCTCGTCCCGCAGCTCCAGGGCGCCGGGCTCACCCTGAAGATCCTCACCGGGGCGCCCGGCTGGCTCGGGGACGTGCTCGTCGCCTCCGTGGTCGTCCTGGCCGTCGCCGCGGGCGGCATGCGCTCCATCACCTTCGTCCAGGTCTTCCAGTACTGGCTGAAGCTGACCGCACTCCTGGTCCCCGCCATCTTCCTGGTCCTGGCCTGGCAGGGCGACGGACGCCCCCGCGTCACCTTCGACGAGCAGCTGTCCGTCTTCCGCGCCGACCACCCGCTGTACGCCACCTACGGGCTCATCGTCGCCACCTTCCTCGGCACGATGGGCCTGCCGCACGTCGTCGTCCGCTTCTACACCAGCCCCAACGGCCGCGACGCCCGCCGCACCACCGTCGCCGTCCTCGCCCTCATCGGCGTCTTCTACCTGCTGCCGCCCGTCTACGGCGCCCTCGGGCGGCTGTACGCCCCCGAGCTCATCGGCGGCGGCGACGCGGACGCCGCCGTGCTGCTGCTGCCCGGCCGGGTCATCGGCGGCCTCGGCGGCGACCTGCTCGGCGCGCTCATCGCCGGTGGCGCCTTCGCCGCGTTCCTGTCCACCGCCTCCGGACTCACCATGGCCGTCGCCGGGGTCCTCACCCAGGACGTGCTGCCCTCGCGGGGCGTACGGCACTTCCGGCTGGCCACCGTCCTCGCCATCTCCGTCCCGCTGGCCGGATCGCTGCTGGTCAGCCGGGTGCCGGTGGCGGACTCGGTGGGGATGGCGTTCGCGGTCTCCGCGTCCTCCTTCTGCCCGCTCCTGGTCCTCGGGATCTGGTGGCGCCGGCTCACCCCGCCCGGCGCCGTCGCCGGTCTCCTGCTCGGCGGCGGCTCGGCGCTGCTCTCCGTCGCGATCACCGTGAGCGGCGCGGTGCGCCCGCCCGGCTGGCCGCATGCCCTGCTCGCCTGGCCCGCCGTCTGGTCCGTACCCGTCGGCTTCCTCGCCATGATCCTCGTCTCGCTGGCCACGCCCGGCCGGATACCGGCCGGCACCAACGCCGCCATGACCCGCTTCCACCTGCCCGAAGCGCTCACCTCGGGGAGGCACCGGTGA